CATATTGAAAGACGGCCGCGTCACCGATTTCAAGTTGAACACGCAATGCTCCGCGGGCAACGGATACTTCTTACAGAGCACGGCCGCCGGTTTCGGCCAGCCGATCGAGAAATTCGCCGACCTCGCTTTTTCTGCTACGCAGATGCCGTCGTTCGGTTACGGCTGCGCCGTCTTCATGCAGACGGACATCGTCGATTTTCAGCGGCAAGGTTGGGCGCCGCACGAGATCATGGCGGGTTTGGCCAACGTTCTTCCGAAGAACATTTGGCTCTATGTGAGCCAGATCCCCAATCTAGCCAAGCTGGGGAACAACTTCGTTCTCCAAGGTGGAACGCAACACAATCTCGCGGCGGTCAAATCCCAGGTCGATTTCATCAACTCCCGCTTCCACGACGGCGATCGGAAGCCGAATGTCTTCGTCCACAAACATACCGGTGAATCGGGAGCGATTGGCGCAGCTATCGAAGCGGTACGCCTGTACAAGAACGGGATGCGAACGCACTTCATCGGCCTCGATGCCGTGGCCTCCATCGAATACAAGACCGCGACGGATGAACGGACTCGCTGTTACTTCTGTAAGAACAAGTGCCTCCGAACCTTCATCGACATCAAAAAGCGGGATGCGGAAGAGGATGCCGAAGTCGTCTACCAATCCAAAGTCCCCTTGGACAAAGGGATGTCGCGAATCATCATCGCCACCTGCGAAAAGGGGACCGTCGAAGACGTGAACGCCATGCGCGGGATCAAAGACGGCCTCGATAAGGTCAAAAAAGCGAACCCCAATCTCGTCTCTTATGGAGCCAAGGAGGTTTGGAAATCGTTCAATCCACCCAACGTTTCAGATCCGCTCCCGACCGACACGTGGAATGAAAAGGAAATTAAACGCGCTCAGTTGATGAAAGAGCGCTCGAAGATTCGGATCGGCATTCCTCGAGTCCTCAACCAGTATTCGACGAATCCCTTCTTCAGCGCCTATTTTGAGAGCCTGGGGATCAAGCCGGAGAATCTCGTCTATTCCGACTTCACGGACGAGAAGCTTTATAAAGAGGGAGCCAAACGGGGAGCCATCGACCCCTGTTTCCCGAGCAAAGTCGGCATTCCGCATGTGCATAATCTCCTTTATGTGCATCATAAAGAGAAGAAGCTCGACTACATCTTCTTCCCGATGATCGACTGTCTGCCGAGCTTTCTCCAGAACACGGCGGCCTCCCGCTCCTGCCCGACGGTGGCGATCACGCCGGAGGCGGTTAAAGCGGCGTTTATTAAGGAATCCAACGTGTTTGCCGACCTCGGCGTGAAATACTTGAATACGTTTTTGAACCTAAGCGATAAGCCGCTCTGCGCGAAGCAGATGTACGATGAGTTCAAGGACATCCTGGGGCTAAGCCCGGAAGAGAACGAGCGGGCCGTTAGAGAAGGCTACAAAGCGT
This is a stretch of genomic DNA from Bdellovibrionota bacterium. It encodes these proteins:
- a CDS encoding acyl-CoA dehydratase activase-related protein, which translates into the protein TQGATLEVQAVGTTGYAKDILRDALNADVALVETVAHTEAALHYYPDVDVICDVGGQDIKVIILKDGRVTDFKLNTQCSAGNGYFLQSTAAGFGQPIEKFADLAFSATQMPSFGYGCAVFMQTDIVDFQRQGWAPHEIMAGLANVLPKNIWLYVSQIPNLAKLGNNFVLQGGTQHNLAAVKSQVDFINSRFHDGDRKPNVFVHKHTGESGAIGAAIEAVRLYKNGMRTHFIGLDAVASIEYKTATDERTRCYFCKNKCLRTFIDIKKRDAEEDAEVVYQSKVPLDKGMSRIIIATCEKGTVEDVNAMRGIKDGLDKVKKANPNLVSYGAKEVWKSFNPPNVSDPLPTDTWNEKEIKRAQLMKERSKIRIGIPRVLNQYSTNPFFSAYFESLGIKPENLVYSDFTDEKLYKEGAKRGAIDPCFPSKVGIPHVHNLLYVHHKEKKLDYIFFPMIDCLPSFLQNTAASRSCPTVAITPEAVKAAFIKESNVFADLGVKYLNTFLNLSDKPLCAKQMYDEFKDILGLSPEENERAVREGYKAFDTYYFNLRSQAKELLAQLEREKKIGIVMLGRPYHNDPGINHEILEEFQKLGYPVFSQDSLPIDEDIVMPLFEDEIKRGEITGPFDIQDAWKNSYSENTSRKVWASKFTARHPNLVALELSSFKCGHDAPIYTVVEEIIEDSGTPYFSFKDIDENKPAGSIKIRVETIHYFLKRYTEDLRAGVAKKDELHKRLLALETSLREELGLSVPKEKSNANVIPLPTLVPLPQRAASAA